A part of Cryptococcus tetragattii IND107 chromosome 3, whole genome shotgun sequence genomic DNA contains:
- a CDS encoding 60S ribosomal protein eL37: MGKGTPSFGKRHSKSHTLCRRCGNRSFHKQKLTCAQCGYPAAKLRSFNWGLKAKRRKTTGTGRMAHLKNVNRRFKNGFREGGAAAKKTKAE, translated from the exons GGTACTCCCTCCTT TGGTAAACGACACTCCAAGTCCCACACCCTCTGCAGGCGATGTGGTAACAGGTCTTTCCACAAGCAGAAGCTTA CCTGCGCCCAGTGTGGTTACCCTGCCGCCAAGTTGAGGTCCTTCAACTGGGGTCTCAAGGccaagaggagaaagaccAC CGGTACCGGCCGAATGGCTCACCTCAAGAACGTCAACCGACGATTCAAGAACGGTTTCCGAGAGGGTGGTGCCGCCGCTAAGAAGACTAAGGCCGAGTAA